From Streptomyces sp. TLI_105, the proteins below share one genomic window:
- the mqnE gene encoding aminofutalosine synthase MqnE: MDAGLKRELEQKVRDGERLSREDGIALYESDDLAWLGGLAHEVRTRKNGDVVHFNVNRHLNMTNVCTASCAYCSFQRKPGEKDAYTMRIEEAVRLAKAMENENLTELHIVNGLHPNLPWRYYPRSLSELKKALPNVSLKAFTATEIHHFETISGLSASEILDELIEAGLESLTGGGAEIFDWEVRQHIVDHRTHWEDWSRIHRLAHEKGLKTPSTMLYGHIEEPRHRVDHVLRLRELQDETGGFQVFIPLRYQHDFVDMQDGKIRNKLQARTTMATGAEALKTFAVSRLLFDNVPHVKVFWVMHGVQTAQLALQHGADDMDGSVVEYKITHDADNYGTPNKLGREDLLELIRDAGFRPVERNTRYEIIREYPGPDADRRESPQPMRV; encoded by the coding sequence ATGGACGCGGGACTCAAGCGCGAACTTGAGCAGAAGGTCCGGGACGGTGAGCGGCTGAGCCGTGAGGACGGCATCGCCCTGTACGAGTCCGACGACCTCGCCTGGCTCGGCGGTCTGGCCCACGAGGTCCGGACCCGCAAGAACGGCGACGTGGTCCACTTCAATGTCAACCGGCATCTGAACATGACCAACGTCTGCACCGCCTCCTGCGCCTACTGCTCCTTCCAGCGCAAGCCGGGCGAGAAGGACGCGTACACCATGCGCATCGAGGAGGCCGTGCGCCTCGCGAAGGCGATGGAGAACGAGAACCTCACCGAGCTCCACATCGTCAACGGGCTCCACCCCAACCTGCCCTGGCGCTACTACCCGCGCTCCCTCTCCGAGCTCAAGAAGGCCCTGCCGAACGTCTCCCTCAAGGCGTTCACGGCCACCGAGATCCACCACTTCGAGACGATCTCCGGGCTCTCCGCCTCCGAGATCCTCGACGAGCTGATCGAGGCCGGCCTGGAGTCGCTGACCGGCGGCGGCGCCGAGATCTTCGACTGGGAGGTCCGGCAGCACATCGTGGACCACCGCACCCACTGGGAGGACTGGTCCCGGATCCACCGGCTCGCGCACGAGAAGGGGCTCAAGACCCCCTCGACCATGCTCTACGGGCACATCGAGGAGCCGCGCCACCGCGTGGACCACGTGCTCCGGCTCCGTGAGCTCCAGGACGAGACCGGCGGCTTCCAGGTCTTCATCCCGCTGCGCTACCAGCACGACTTCGTGGACATGCAGGACGGCAAGATCCGCAACAAGCTCCAGGCGCGCACCACGATGGCGACCGGCGCCGAGGCCCTGAAGACCTTCGCGGTCTCCCGGCTGCTCTTCGACAACGTGCCGCACGTCAAGGTCTTCTGGGTCATGCACGGCGTCCAGACGGCGCAGCTGGCGCTCCAGCACGGCGCCGACGACATGGACGGCTCGGTCGTCGAGTACAAGATCACGCACGACGCCGACAACTACGGCACGCCGAACAAGCTGGGCCGCGAGGACCTGCTCGAACTGATCCGCGACGCGGGCTTCCGGCCGGTCGAGCGGAACACGCGGTACGAGATCATCCGCGAGTACCCGGGCCCGGACGCGGACCGGCGCGAGTCGCCGCAGCCGATGCGGGTCTGA
- a CDS encoding GNAT family N-acetyltransferase, whose product MTLTFEVDPAVDPALRDGVLSLWADVSNAGGAVGFVPPVTPDEIRPALLRHLVAMAEGGTRLLVGRDEDGRVAATAFFTFNTHPLMTHWAWLYTVMVHPRHQGRGYGRDLMAAVEHTARTAAGFEAIEAIRLTCRGGTGVDGFYAKSGYKEVGRVPDAIRVAPGDDRDDIIMLLPLR is encoded by the coding sequence ATGACCCTTACGTTCGAGGTGGACCCGGCCGTCGACCCCGCCCTGCGCGACGGCGTGCTCTCCCTCTGGGCCGACGTCTCCAACGCGGGCGGCGCCGTCGGCTTCGTGCCCCCCGTCACCCCCGACGAGATCCGTCCCGCCCTGCTCAGGCACCTGGTCGCCATGGCCGAGGGCGGCACCCGCCTCCTCGTCGGCCGCGACGAAGACGGCCGGGTCGCCGCCACCGCCTTCTTCACCTTCAACACCCATCCGCTGATGACCCACTGGGCGTGGCTCTACACCGTGATGGTCCACCCCCGGCACCAGGGCCGGGGATACGGCCGCGACCTCATGGCGGCGGTCGAGCACACCGCCCGCACCGCCGCGGGCTTCGAGGCGATCGAGGCGATACGCCTGACCTGCCGGGGCGGCACCGGCGTCGACGGCTTCTACGCCAAGTCCGGCTACAAGGAGGTCGGCCGCGTCCCCGACGCGATCCGGGTCGCCCCCGGCGACGACCGCGACGACATCATCATGCTGCTGCCGCTGAGGTGA
- a CDS encoding DUF4229 domain-containing protein, translating into MLRYTLMRLGIFAGCFLALWGLVYVGALPRGLGDSNLLWVLVLSIVVSAPLSFVLLRKARDEASAEVVAKVERAKGRLDANRSQEDAL; encoded by the coding sequence ATGCTCCGCTACACGCTGATGCGGCTCGGGATCTTCGCCGGGTGCTTCCTCGCCCTGTGGGGTCTCGTCTACGTCGGCGCGCTGCCGCGCGGTCTGGGCGACTCGAACCTGCTCTGGGTCCTCGTCCTCTCCATCGTCGTCTCCGCCCCCCTCAGCTTCGTGCTCCTGCGCAAGGCGCGGGACGAGGCGAGCGCGGAGGTCGTGGCGAAGGTCGAGCGCGCCAAGGGCCGGCTGGACGCGAACCGGTCCCAGGAGGACGCGCTGTAG
- a CDS encoding dicarboxylate/amino acid:cation symporter, translating into MSASVTPETKPRIPKVPFWAQIIAGLALGALLGWVARSQDVSWLKETLGQIGDIFVQLLKLAVAPLVFFAILVSITNLRKVNNAARLATRTLLWFMITSLIAVGIGLAIGLITDPGAGTGLTPKDGKLPKHEGSWIDFLTGIIPTDVITPFTELNVLQIVFMAAVAGIAALKLGDRAKPILTLSESVLELLQKALWWVIRLAPLGTVGLIGFAIADYGWDLIGKYATFTADIYVGCALVLFGVYPLLLATVAKVNPLQFYKGAWPAIQLAFVSRSSVGTMPVTQKVTERLGVPKEYASFAVPFGATTKMDGCAAIYPALAAIFIAQIFDVQLGVGDYLLIAFVSVIGSAATAGLTGATVMLTLTLSTLGLPLEGVGLLMAIDPILDMMRTATNVAGQALIPVIVSAREKILDLTAYEHASSSPIDDLAEGADSDRKVAVTAAA; encoded by the coding sequence GTGTCCGCGTCCGTGACGCCCGAGACGAAGCCCCGGATACCCAAGGTCCCCTTCTGGGCCCAGATCATCGCCGGTCTGGCCCTCGGAGCCCTCCTCGGCTGGGTCGCCCGCAGCCAGGACGTCTCCTGGCTCAAGGAGACCCTCGGCCAGATCGGCGACATCTTCGTCCAGCTGCTCAAGCTGGCCGTCGCGCCGCTCGTCTTCTTCGCGATCCTGGTGTCGATCACCAACCTGCGGAAGGTGAACAACGCCGCCCGCCTCGCCACCCGCACGCTGCTCTGGTTCATGATCACCTCGCTCATCGCGGTCGGCATCGGCCTCGCGATCGGCCTGATCACCGACCCGGGCGCCGGCACCGGCCTCACGCCGAAGGACGGCAAGCTCCCCAAGCACGAGGGCTCCTGGATCGACTTCCTCACCGGCATCATCCCGACGGACGTCATCACGCCCTTCACCGAGCTGAACGTCCTCCAGATCGTCTTCATGGCCGCCGTCGCCGGCATCGCCGCCCTCAAGCTCGGCGACCGCGCCAAGCCGATCCTCACCCTCTCCGAGTCGGTCCTGGAGCTCCTCCAGAAGGCCCTGTGGTGGGTCATCCGCCTCGCCCCGCTCGGCACCGTCGGCCTCATCGGCTTCGCCATCGCCGACTACGGCTGGGACCTGATCGGCAAGTACGCGACCTTCACCGCCGACATCTACGTCGGCTGCGCCCTGGTCCTCTTCGGCGTCTACCCGCTGCTGCTCGCCACGGTCGCCAAGGTCAACCCGCTCCAGTTCTACAAGGGCGCCTGGCCCGCCATCCAGCTGGCCTTCGTCTCCCGCTCCTCCGTCGGCACCATGCCGGTCACCCAGAAGGTCACCGAGCGCCTCGGCGTCCCGAAGGAGTACGCCTCCTTCGCCGTCCCGTTCGGCGCCACGACCAAGATGGACGGCTGCGCCGCGATCTACCCGGCGCTCGCCGCGATCTTTATCGCGCAGATCTTCGACGTGCAGCTGGGCGTCGGCGACTACCTGCTGATCGCCTTCGTCTCGGTCATCGGCTCGGCGGCCACCGCCGGCCTCACCGGCGCCACGGTCATGCTCACCCTGACCCTCTCCACCCTGGGCCTCCCCCTGGAGGGCGTCGGCCTCCTCATGGCGATCGACCCGATCCTGGACATGATGAGGACGGCCACGAACGTGGCCGGCCAGGCCCTGATCCCGGTGATCGTCTCGGCCCGCGAGAAGATCCTCGACCTCACCGCGTACGAGCACGCCTCGTCGTCCCCGATCGACGACCTGGCCGAGGGCGCGGACAGCGACCGGAAGGTCGCGGTCACGGCCGCCGCCTGA
- a CDS encoding TetR/AcrR family transcriptional regulator → MAGGAKARRLPRVVRERQMVDAAVRCFARHGYQAASMDEIAELAGVSKPLVYLYLGSKEELFTACIRREAGALLAAVDAGVGGPEVPPDERLWAGLLAFFTYAAEHPDSWVVLSRQARTQGEPFAGEVARMRDEIVGFVAGLIGEAAGEADVVITGRDVDALAQALVGSAESLASWANETPGVAAKEAAATLMNFAWAGLGNLMKSERWSPR, encoded by the coding sequence ATGGCCGGCGGGGCGAAGGCGCGGCGGTTGCCGCGGGTGGTGCGGGAGCGGCAGATGGTGGACGCGGCCGTGCGGTGCTTCGCCCGGCACGGGTACCAGGCGGCGTCCATGGACGAGATCGCCGAGCTCGCCGGGGTCTCCAAGCCCTTGGTCTATCTGTATCTGGGGTCCAAGGAGGAGCTGTTCACCGCCTGCATCCGGCGTGAGGCGGGGGCCCTGCTCGCGGCCGTGGACGCCGGGGTCGGGGGGCCGGAGGTGCCGCCGGACGAGCGGCTCTGGGCGGGGCTGCTCGCCTTCTTCACGTACGCCGCCGAGCACCCGGACTCATGGGTGGTGCTGAGCCGGCAGGCGCGGACGCAGGGAGAGCCGTTCGCCGGTGAGGTGGCGCGGATGCGGGACGAGATCGTGGGCTTCGTGGCGGGGTTGATCGGGGAGGCCGCCGGGGAGGCGGACGTGGTCATCACCGGGCGGGACGTGGACGCGCTCGCGCAGGCGTTGGTCGGGTCCGCCGAGTCGTTGGCCAGCTGGGCGAACGAGACTCCGGGGGTGGCGGCGAAGGAGGCCGCCGCGACGCTGATGAACTTCGCCTGGGCCGGGCTCGGAAACCTCATGAAAAGCGAACGCTGGTCTCCCCGCTAG
- a CDS encoding long-chain fatty acid--CoA ligase: MSVVTAASETEPDEPRKVVVDGRVREVSVPALVPRVARGSLADLPYDNARQDPEAVLFSRKDAEGEWYDVSAARFAAEVHSVAKGLIAAGLRPGDRLALMARTTYEWTLIDFAAWAAGLVTVPVYPTSSAFQTRWILQDSGAAACVVEDAEQARLVSAERRQLPGLAHLWVLGAGAVDQLRAAGARVADEAVTARRGLLTPATLATLVYTSGTTGRPKGCALTHANFFAEVDNAVRLLHPVFVSESKEPAATLLFLPLSHVFGRMVAVGCVRARVRVGHAPSVEGEELLTDLAGFRPTFLLAIPYVLEKVFDRARATAERGGKAAAFDRAARIARRYGREASPSLSLRAARALYDPLVYRRIRSALGGRVKYVICGGSPLGARLAEFFAGAGVEVFEGYGLTETTAASTVTPPRRPRTGTVGWPLPGTAVRIADDGEVWLKGGHVFAGYWDAQRGAALPYTDDGWFPTGDLGSLDADGYLRITGRKKDIIVTSAGKNVAPAPLEDWLRAHPLVAQCMVVGDDRPYVTALIILDHEGLTHWRRMRRKDHLALWELARDPELLAALQRGVDGANRLVSRAESIRAFRVLNTEFSEASGHLTPSLKLKRRAVLRDFAREVEEMYGAGEPSP; this comes from the coding sequence GTGTCCGTCGTCACCGCCGCATCCGAGACCGAGCCGGACGAGCCGCGGAAGGTGGTGGTGGACGGACGCGTGCGGGAGGTGTCCGTCCCCGCGCTCGTTCCCCGGGTGGCCCGCGGCTCGCTCGCCGACCTGCCGTACGACAACGCCCGGCAGGACCCCGAGGCCGTCCTCTTCTCCAGGAAGGACGCGGAGGGCGAGTGGTACGACGTCAGCGCCGCCCGCTTCGCCGCCGAGGTGCACTCCGTCGCCAAGGGCCTCATCGCCGCCGGCCTGCGCCCCGGCGACCGGCTCGCGCTCATGGCCCGCACCACCTACGAGTGGACCCTGATCGACTTCGCCGCCTGGGCCGCCGGACTCGTCACCGTCCCCGTGTACCCCACCTCCTCCGCCTTCCAGACCCGCTGGATCCTCCAGGACTCCGGGGCCGCGGCCTGTGTCGTCGAGGACGCCGAGCAGGCGCGGCTCGTCTCCGCCGAGCGGCGGCAGCTGCCCGGACTCGCCCACCTCTGGGTCCTCGGCGCCGGCGCCGTCGACCAGCTCCGCGCGGCGGGCGCGCGGGTCGCCGACGAGGCCGTCACCGCCCGCCGGGGCCTGCTCACCCCGGCGACCCTCGCCACCCTCGTCTACACCTCCGGCACCACCGGCCGGCCCAAGGGCTGCGCCCTCACCCACGCCAACTTCTTCGCCGAGGTCGACAACGCCGTCCGGCTCCTCCACCCCGTCTTCGTCTCGGAGAGCAAGGAGCCCGCCGCCACCCTCCTCTTCCTGCCGCTCTCCCACGTCTTCGGGCGGATGGTCGCCGTCGGCTGCGTCCGCGCCCGCGTCCGGGTCGGGCACGCGCCCTCCGTCGAGGGCGAGGAGCTCCTCACCGACCTGGCCGGCTTCCGGCCCACGTTCCTCCTCGCCATCCCGTACGTCCTGGAGAAGGTCTTCGACCGGGCCCGCGCCACCGCCGAGCGCGGCGGGAAGGCCGCCGCCTTCGACCGGGCCGCCCGGATCGCCCGCCGGTACGGGCGGGAGGCCTCGCCCTCGCTCTCCCTGCGCGCCGCACGGGCGCTGTACGACCCGCTGGTCTACCGGCGGATCCGCAGCGCGCTCGGCGGCCGCGTGAAGTACGTGATCTGCGGCGGCTCCCCGCTCGGCGCCCGGCTCGCCGAGTTCTTCGCGGGCGCCGGCGTCGAGGTCTTCGAGGGGTACGGCCTGACGGAGACCACGGCCGCCTCCACGGTCACCCCGCCGCGCCGGCCGCGCACCGGCACCGTCGGATGGCCCCTGCCGGGCACGGCCGTCCGGATCGCCGACGACGGAGAGGTCTGGCTCAAGGGCGGTCACGTCTTCGCCGGCTACTGGGACGCCCAGCGCGGGGCGGCTCTGCCGTACACCGACGACGGCTGGTTCCCCACCGGGGACCTCGGCTCGCTCGACGCGGACGGCTATCTGCGGATCACCGGCCGGAAGAAGGACATCATCGTCACCTCGGCCGGCAAGAACGTGGCCCCCGCCCCGCTGGAGGACTGGCTGCGCGCCCACCCGCTGGTCGCCCAGTGCATGGTCGTCGGCGACGACCGCCCGTACGTCACGGCCCTGATCATCCTCGACCACGAGGGCCTGACGCACTGGCGGCGGATGCGGCGCAAGGACCACCTGGCACTCTGGGAGCTGGCCCGGGACCCGGAGCTGCTCGCCGCGCTCCAGCGGGGGGTGGACGGCGCCAACCGGCTGGTCTCACGCGCCGAGTCGATCCGCGCCTTCCGCGTCCTGAACACCGAGTTCTCGGAGGCCTCCGGCCATCTGACGCCGTCCCTGAAGCTCAAACGGCGGGCGGTGCTGCGGGACTTCGCCCGGGAGGTCGAGGAGATGTACGGGGCGGGGGAGCCGTCGCCGTGA
- a CDS encoding SCO4226 family nickel-binding protein → MGTYMDVHRGMVGITAEQLEEAHQADLAIEKDEGVHFERAWADPESGTVYCLSSGPSAEAVQRVHARTGHAADEIHEVPLMV, encoded by the coding sequence ATGGGTACGTACATGGACGTGCACCGGGGCATGGTGGGGATCACGGCCGAGCAGCTCGAAGAGGCCCACCAGGCCGACCTCGCCATCGAGAAGGACGAGGGGGTCCACTTCGAGCGGGCGTGGGCGGACCCGGAGTCGGGGACGGTCTACTGCCTGTCGAGCGGCCCTTCGGCCGAGGCCGTCCAGCGGGTCCACGCCCGCACGGGACACGCGGCGGACGAGATCCACGAGGTGCCCCTCATGGTGTAG
- a CDS encoding pyridoxal 5'-phosphate synthase — MTDFHHALRSLRVWDTELPSFDPASAPPEPLPLFHDWFTAAAAAGQTEPHTLSLATVDEDGRPDVRTVMLHDADARGWHFASHATSAKGRQLAARPEAALGFYWPVQGRQVRVRGHVLTCSPEEAYEDLHARTTGALASALVGRQSEVLDSPDTLAEASAAAWRRAEEEPDAPAPTWTLYVVEPAEVEFFQGDARRRHIRLRYRRDPSTATGWLRELLWP, encoded by the coding sequence ATGACCGACTTCCACCACGCCCTGCGCTCCCTCCGGGTCTGGGACACCGAGCTCCCGTCCTTCGACCCGGCGAGCGCCCCGCCCGAGCCGCTCCCCCTCTTCCACGACTGGTTCACGGCGGCGGCCGCGGCCGGTCAGACCGAGCCGCACACCCTCTCCCTGGCCACCGTGGACGAGGACGGCAGGCCCGACGTCCGTACGGTGATGCTGCACGACGCCGACGCGCGCGGCTGGCACTTCGCCTCCCACGCCACCAGCGCCAAGGGCCGCCAGCTCGCCGCCCGCCCCGAGGCCGCGCTCGGCTTCTACTGGCCGGTCCAGGGCCGCCAGGTCCGGGTCCGGGGCCACGTCCTCACCTGCTCCCCCGAGGAGGCGTACGAGGACCTCCACGCCCGCACCACCGGCGCCCTCGCCTCGGCGCTCGTCGGCCGGCAGAGCGAGGTCCTCGACTCCCCCGACACCCTCGCCGAGGCGAGCGCGGCGGCCTGGCGCCGGGCCGAGGAGGAACCGGACGCGCCCGCCCCCACCTGGACCCTGTACGTCGTCGAACCGGCCGAGGTCGAGTTCTTCCAGGGCGACGCCCGCCGCCGCCACATCCGCCTCCGCTACCGCCGCGACCCGTCGACGGCCACCGGCTGGCTGCGCGAGCTGCTCTGGCCCTGA
- a CDS encoding FAD-dependent monooxygenase — translation MTSTTKTAKTVLISGASIAGPALALWLHRYGFVPTVVERAPELRTGGYKVDIRGTAIEVCRRMGVLDEIRANSTDMRGGSYVDDAGRTIGELPADIFGGRVEEDDEIMRGELARILYDRTREDVEYVFGDSIADIADDPEDTAGVTVTFESGTVRRFDLVVGADGLHSNTRRLAFGPEERFKRHLGAYISIFTAPNHLGLDRWETYHALPGKLLCVYSSAGETDAKNLFIFSSPQELPHDHRDVTAQKRLLTDTFAGDGWEIPRLLGHAAAADDFYLDSMSLVEMDRWSTGRVVLLGDAAHCSSPASGQGTGLALIGAYVLAGELARAGGDHTVAFARYEQHMRPGVEQNQRMAEGFVKEMTVGSKWKIALRMLMVRTLPKTPWKNLIAKKIRDGIQSAANAVPLADYTVPATNAAARPTVTA, via the coding sequence ATGACCAGCACCACGAAGACCGCCAAGACCGTCCTGATCTCCGGCGCCTCGATCGCCGGCCCCGCCCTCGCCCTCTGGCTGCACCGCTACGGCTTCGTCCCCACCGTCGTCGAGCGCGCCCCCGAACTCCGCACCGGCGGCTACAAGGTCGACATCCGCGGCACCGCGATCGAGGTCTGCCGCCGGATGGGCGTCCTCGACGAGATCCGCGCCAACTCCACCGACATGCGCGGCGGTTCGTACGTCGACGACGCCGGCCGCACCATCGGCGAACTGCCCGCCGACATCTTCGGCGGCCGCGTCGAGGAGGACGACGAGATCATGCGCGGCGAGCTCGCCCGCATCCTGTACGACCGGACCCGCGAGGACGTCGAGTACGTCTTCGGCGACTCGATCGCCGACATCGCGGACGACCCCGAAGACACGGCCGGCGTCACCGTCACCTTCGAGAGCGGCACCGTCCGCCGCTTCGACCTGGTCGTCGGCGCCGACGGACTCCACTCGAACACCCGGCGGCTCGCCTTCGGCCCGGAGGAGCGGTTCAAGCGCCACCTCGGCGCGTACATCTCCATCTTCACGGCCCCCAACCACCTGGGCCTGGACCGCTGGGAGACCTACCACGCGCTCCCCGGGAAGCTGCTCTGCGTCTACAGCTCCGCCGGCGAGACCGACGCCAAGAACCTCTTCATCTTCTCCTCGCCCCAGGAACTCCCCCACGACCACCGGGACGTCACCGCCCAGAAGCGCCTGCTCACCGACACCTTCGCGGGCGACGGCTGGGAGATCCCCCGGCTCCTCGGACACGCGGCGGCCGCCGACGACTTCTACCTCGACTCCATGTCCCTCGTGGAGATGGACCGTTGGTCCACCGGCCGCGTCGTCCTCCTCGGCGACGCCGCCCACTGCTCCTCCCCCGCCTCCGGCCAGGGCACCGGCCTCGCCCTCATCGGCGCCTACGTCCTGGCGGGCGAACTGGCCCGGGCGGGCGGCGACCACACCGTGGCCTTCGCCCGCTACGAACAGCACATGCGGCCCGGCGTGGAGCAGAACCAGCGCATGGCGGAGGGCTTCGTCAAGGAGATGACCGTCGGCTCGAAGTGGAAGATCGCCCTGCGCATGCTCATGGTGCGGACGCTGCCGAAGACCCCCTGGAAGAACCTCATCGCGAAGAAGATCCGCGACGGCATCCAGTCGGCGGCCAACGCGGTCCCGCTCGCGGACTACACGGTGCCGGCCACGAACGCCGCCGCACGCCCTACCGTGACCGCATGA
- a CDS encoding acetyl-CoA acetyltransferase produces the protein MPTTTRSSRRVAVVGVSLSDCGRVDEATPYALHAQAARRALADSGLDRSLIDGLASAGLGTLAPVEVAEYLGLRPRWVDSTAVGGATWEVMAAHAADAVAAGHANAVLLVYGSTARADIRARRRTSNLSFGSRGPLQFEVPYGHTLIAKYAMAARRHMHEYGTTLEQLAEVAVRARANAALNPEAMFREPITVDDVLDGPMIADPFTKLHCCIRSDGGCAVLLVAEEYVQDCRKAPVWVLGTGEHASHTTMSEWEDFTVSPAAVSGRLAFERAGVRPADVDLAEIYDAFTYMTLVTLEDLGFCAKGEGGAFVQEKDRLPVNTDGGGLSACHPGMRGLFLLVEAVRQLRGEAPGLQVRRPDGSLPELAVASGTGGWFCSSGTVVLARA, from the coding sequence ATGCCCACCACCACACGCAGCTCCCGCCGCGTCGCCGTCGTCGGCGTCTCCCTCTCCGACTGCGGCCGGGTCGACGAGGCCACCCCCTACGCCCTGCACGCCCAGGCCGCCCGTCGCGCCCTCGCGGACAGCGGCCTCGACCGCTCGCTGATCGACGGCCTGGCCTCGGCGGGCCTCGGCACGCTCGCCCCGGTCGAGGTCGCCGAGTACCTGGGCCTGCGCCCCCGCTGGGTGGACTCGACCGCCGTCGGCGGGGCCACCTGGGAGGTCATGGCCGCGCACGCCGCCGACGCCGTCGCCGCCGGTCACGCGAACGCGGTCCTGCTGGTGTACGGCTCCACCGCCCGCGCCGACATCCGCGCCCGGCGCCGCACCTCGAACCTCTCCTTCGGCTCGCGCGGCCCGCTCCAGTTCGAGGTCCCGTACGGGCACACCCTGATCGCCAAGTACGCGATGGCCGCCCGTCGTCACATGCACGAGTACGGCACGACCCTGGAGCAGCTCGCGGAGGTGGCCGTCCGGGCGCGGGCGAACGCGGCGCTCAACCCGGAGGCGATGTTCCGCGAGCCGATCACCGTCGACGACGTCCTGGACGGGCCGATGATCGCGGACCCGTTCACCAAGCTGCACTGCTGCATCCGCAGCGACGGCGGCTGCGCGGTGCTGCTCGTGGCCGAGGAGTACGTCCAGGACTGCCGCAAGGCCCCGGTCTGGGTGCTCGGCACGGGTGAGCACGCCTCGCACACCACGATGTCGGAGTGGGAGGACTTCACGGTCTCCCCGGCGGCCGTCAGCGGCCGGCTGGCCTTCGAGCGGGCGGGCGTCCGGCCCGCCGACGTCGACCTCGCCGAGATCTACGACGCCTTCACCTACATGACCCTGGTGACCCTGGAGGACCTGGGCTTCTGCGCGAAGGGCGAGGGCGGGGCGTTCGTCCAGGAGAAGGACCGGCTGCCGGTGAACACGGACGGCGGCGGGCTCTCGGCCTGCCACCCGGGGATGCGGGGCCTGTTCCTGCTCGTGGAGGCGGTGCGGCAGCTGCGCGGGGAGGCGCCGGGGCTCCAGGTGCGCCGGCCGGACGGCTCGCTGCCGGAGCTGGCGGTGGCGTCGGGGACGGGGGGCTGGTTCTGCTCCTCGGGGACGGTGGTCCTCGCCCGCGCCTGA
- a CDS encoding acyl-CoA dehydrogenase family protein: protein MDTSPSAPSAEPLTEEQQGIRRALRDLLAERAGSHGNHATTAAEGDDTALWTRATGTLGLAGLTLPEEYGGAGRGPVELALACEETGRALAPSPLLATTVLAAPLLTALGTPAQRAELLPRVADSTLTCALAAPSGIALALGLTGDNTDGDWSGGGRAGGIQAARAADGGWRLYGEAAQVIDGHSAGLLLVAAHAGGFARSRTLLFLVPADAPGLVRTRQPALDPTRPRATVQFRDTGAELLGEEPADVLGALAATGRAAAVMLAAEAVGAAAAALDHAVEHLGSRERPGRPAGPVHAARHRLADLCVQVGTARSLTYCAAREPGPGPDGGPLALAHALEALRATAEESLAREEEGHPYFERAASDELLFGPARRLRARAAERTGLFGEEAA from the coding sequence ATGGACACCTCGCCATCCGCCCCGTCGGCGGAACCGCTCACCGAGGAGCAGCAGGGGATCCGCCGCGCCCTGCGGGACCTGCTCGCCGAACGGGCCGGATCGCACGGGAACCACGCGACCACCGCGGCCGAGGGAGACGACACCGCGCTCTGGACCCGCGCGACCGGCACCCTCGGCCTCGCCGGACTCACCCTCCCCGAGGAGTACGGAGGCGCCGGCCGCGGCCCCGTCGAGCTCGCCCTCGCCTGCGAGGAGACCGGCCGCGCCCTCGCCCCCTCCCCGCTCCTCGCCACCACCGTCCTCGCCGCCCCGCTCCTCACCGCCCTCGGCACCCCCGCCCAGCGCGCCGAACTCCTCCCGCGCGTCGCCGACTCCACCCTCACCTGCGCCCTCGCCGCCCCCTCCGGCATCGCCCTCGCCCTCGGCCTCACCGGCGACAACACCGACGGCGACTGGTCGGGCGGCGGCCGGGCCGGCGGCATCCAGGCCGCGCGCGCGGCGGACGGCGGCTGGCGCCTCTACGGCGAGGCCGCCCAGGTCATCGACGGGCACAGCGCCGGACTGCTCCTCGTCGCCGCCCACGCCGGCGGCTTCGCCCGCAGCCGTACGCTCCTCTTCCTCGTCCCCGCGGACGCCCCCGGACTCGTACGGACCCGGCAGCCCGCCCTCGACCCCACCCGGCCCCGGGCCACCGTCCAGTTCCGGGACACCGGCGCCGAGCTCCTCGGCGAGGAACCGGCCGACGTCCTCGGCGCCCTCGCCGCCACCGGCCGAGCCGCCGCCGTGATGCTGGCCGCCGAGGCCGTCGGCGCCGCCGCGGCCGCCCTCGACCACGCCGTCGAGCACCTCGGCTCCCGCGAACGGCCCGGCCGCCCCGCCGGCCCCGTCCACGCCGCCCGGCACCGCCTCGCCGACCTCTGCGTCCAGGTCGGGACGGCCCGCTCGCTGACCTACTGCGCGGCCCGCGAACCCGGCCCCGGACCCGACGGCGGACCGCTCGCCCTCGCCCACGCCCTGGAGGCGCTGCGCGCCACCGCCGAGGAGTCCCTCGCCCGGGAGGAGGAGGGACACCCGTACTTCGAGCGGGCCGCCTCCGACGAACTGCTCTTCGGCCCCGCCCGCCGGCTGCGCGCCCGGGCGGCGGAACGGACCGGACTCTTCGGAGAGGAGGCGGCGTAG